From a single Brassica napus cultivar Da-Ae chromosome C9, Da-Ae, whole genome shotgun sequence genomic region:
- the LOC111209403 gene encoding disease resistance protein UNI-like, producing MDVPENACFMNLSRITLQHCECVRDLTWMMFASNLTVLFICDVKEVEGIISKEKVYVGEESSDIVPFQKLRTLRLIDLPELKTMYWSSLPFRCLTKIVVFNCPKLRKLLK from the coding sequence ATGGATGTTCCAGAAAATGCATGTTTCATGAACCTCTCTCGCATTACTCTACAACATTGCGAATGCGTAAGAGACTTGACGTGGATGATGTTCGCTTCAAATCTTACAGTGCTCTTTATCTGCGATGTGAAAGAAGTAGAAGGCATAATAAGCAAAGAGAAAGTTTATGTCGGTGAAGAATCATCAGATATTGTTCCTTTCCAGAAACTAAGGACTCTACGTTTGATTGACCTACCAGAGCTGAAAACAATGTACTGGAGTTCTCTGCCATTTCGTTGTCTTACGAAAATTGTGGTATTCAACTGTCCAAAGCTGAGAAAACTTCTCAAGTAA